The DNA region ATTGATCCAACACATTGTCAGGGAGGTGCTTCTGGATTAACACCTAACTATATATAGTTCCAAGCCTTTGACGTgcatattttgtgtattttttaaaatttattatatatatatatatatatatatatgtgtgtgtgtgtgtgtgtgtgtgtgtgtgtacactgtgctGTCTaaagacacatcagaagaggaaatcagatcccattacagatggttgtgagccaccatgtggttgctgggatttgaactcaggacctctggaagagcagacagtgctcttaagcgctgagtcatctctccagccccctattttgTGCATTCTTAAACAAGAGGAAACAGGCAAGGAGAAATTATCAGGGTCGTAGGACTACACAGGAATGGAGCCTCAGTCTCGGGAGTCCGTACTCCAGCGGCCCTAACCTCTCGCCCTCTTGCCCACTTGGTGTGTCCCCCCATtccgacccccacccccactccgccTCTCATGCCTGTCCTCAGCCCTCACAGTCTCTGCCACTCACCAAGAGGGAGTTGGGCCGCGTGCTACCCTCTCTGTTCTCATCCTCCTCATAGCCACAGCAGAGCCCCGGAGCACAATCCTCCTGCAGCAGCGACCACTCCCCAGCAGGCAGTGCGGCCAACACGGACAGCGGCGTGGAGATGGCCGGCAACGCCGGGGGCAGCACTGAGGACTTGTCCAGCTTGGATGAAGGACCTTGTGTTGCGGCCACCGGACTTTCCACGCTTCGCCGCCTGGAGAACCTCAGGCTGGATCAGCTGCATCAGCTCCGACCAATAGGGTCTCGGGGTCTCAAACTGCCCAGCTTAACCCACGCAGGTAAGACCCGGATGTGGGAGGTGTTGCTGCCCTGAGGCTGATGTGACCGGGCTGCCCTTTGAGTTGCCACGTGGTTTAGTTTATTGtgtgtgctctgctgcatatacacccgcatgccagaagagggcatcagttccccttatagatggttgCCAGCCACCATagagttgctgggaatttaactcaggatctctgaaaaagcagtcagtgcttttaactgctgagccatcctcttTAGCCCCACGTTGGCATCTTTTTATCGTTTGAAAAgtaccttcctcccttccttccttgacgatatttttttttgcttccatCAACCAGAAAACTGAGATGTATAGCCAGGTGTTGTGGCGCACACCGCTAGTCCTGCCGCTGTAGAGTAGCGTGTTTAATAGTGCATCTGTGGTGTGTTCTCCCTACGACTGTGAGGCAGTGCGCAAACTATGGCTGCCTAGAATCACTgcggaagcagaagcagaataagtgtggggaaagaaggagacagacagacagcgtaGGGTGGAGGTTCCAGGCCCAAGCTATCCTGTGGAAAAGGCAGGGTGAGAATGGAGAGGCTCCCAAccattgctttttctctttgtcaTCTGCAGGCGCACCTGTGTCTCGCCGTCTGGGCCCCCCAGTCTCCCTTGACCGCCgcagcagcagctccagcagCATGAGCTCTGCTTACACAGTCAGCCGCAGGTCCTCCCTAGCATCCCCTTTCCCGCCGGGAACCCCACCAGAGAATGGGGCATCGTCACTACCTGGCCTCACACCTGCTCAGCACTACATGCTCCGTGCCAGATATGCTTCAGTCAGGGGGACTGGCACCCCGCCCACTGCAGCGCACAGCCTGGACCGGATGGGAggtcttcctgttcctccttggAGAAGCCGGACCGAATACCCGGGATACAACCCAAATGCAGGGGTCACTCGGAGGGCCAGTGACCCAGCGCGGGCTGCAGACCACCCAGCTCCAGCCAGAGTCCAACGGTTCAAGAGCCTGGGATGTGTCCACACGCCCCCTAGTGTGGCAACGGGACAGAACTTCGAtccccacctccctacctccGTCTATTCGCCACAGCCCCCCAGCATCACCGAAAATGTTGCCATGGATACTAGGGGGCTACAGGAGGAGCCAGAAGTTGGAACTTCTGTGATGGGCAATGGTCTGAACCCATACATGGATTTTTCCTCCGCTGATACCCTGGGATATGGGGGGCCTGAGGGGACGGCAGCTGAGCCTTATGAAGCTAGGGGTCCAGGTTCCCTGCCTCTTGGGCCTGGTCCACCAACCAACTATGGCCCTGGCCACTGTGCTCAGCAGGTCTCCTATCCTGATCCCACCCCAGAAACATGGGGTGAGTTTCCTTCTCATGCTGGGGTGTACCCTGGCAATAAGGCTCCTGGTGCTCCCTATAGCCAGTGTCCTCGACTTGAGCATTATGGACAAGTGCAGGTAAAACCAGAACAAGGGTGCCCCGTGGGGTCTGACTCCACCGGATTGGCACCCTGCCTCAATGCCCACCCCAGTGAAGGGTCCCCAGGCCCGCAGCCTATGTTTTCACATCACCCCCAGCTCCCTCAGCCCCAGTATCCCCAATCGGGTCCCTATCCTCAGCCTCCCCATGGTTATCTCTCATCAGAACCCAGGCCTGGCCTCAATTTTAACCCCTCCTCCTCTCATTCCACAGGACAGCTCAAAGCTCAGCTCGTGTGTAATTACGTTCAGTCGCAGCAGGGACTGTGGGAGGGAAGAAGCCGGGGAGGGCTCCCCAACCAGGAACTCCCATACCAGAGCCCCAAGTTTCTGGGGGGTTCCCAAGTTAGTCAGAGCCCTGCCAAGACcccagcagtagcagcagcagcagcagcatatgGATCTGGCTTTGCACCTGCTTCGGCCAATCACAAATCAGGCTCCTATCCTGCCCCTTCGCAGTGCCATGAAACTTTCACCGTGGGAGTAAACAGGCCTTCCCACAGGCCAGCACCACCCCGACTTCTGCCCCCACTGTCCCCTTGCTATGGGCCCCTCAAGGTGGGGGATACCAACCCCAGTTGTGGCCATCCTGAGGTGGGCAGGTTAGGAGCAGGCCCTGCCTTGTACCCTCCCCCTGAAGGGCAGGTGTGTAACCCGCTGGACTCTCTTGACCTGGACAACACTCAGCTGGACTTTGTGGCAATCCTAGATGAGACCCAGGGCCTGAGCCCTCCTCTTTCCCATGAGCAAGGGGACAGCTCTAAAaacaccccacccccctctgGGCCCCCCAACATGGCAGTGGGTAACATGAGTGTCTTGCTGGGGTCTCTGCCTGGAGAGACTCAATTCCTCAACTCTAGTGCCTAACAGGATAAGGAACCCCAAGCAGATCATATTTCCTAAATGACTACGTGAGGTGCCCAGGGATGGGAGGTTTGGGCCGGGGGCTTTATTTAGTCTATGTatgttccagaaaaaaacaaaacaaaactttaataatGACACAGTTTCCTGACAATAAAGGAATACTGAGAGCAAGCATCATGTGTCATGTCGGGGAGAGCA from Mus pahari chromosome 9, PAHARI_EIJ_v1.1, whole genome shotgun sequence includes:
- the Gli1 gene encoding zinc finger protein GLI1, which translates into the protein MFNPMTPPQVNSYGEPCCLRPLHSQGVPSMGTEGLSGLPFCHQANFMSGSQGYGAARETSSCTEGSLFPPPPPRSSVKLTKKRALSISPLSDASLDLQTVIRTSPSSLVAFINSRCTSPGGSYGHLSIGTMSPSLGFPPQMSHQKGTSPPYGVQPCVPHDSTRGSMMLHPQSRGPRATCQLKSELDMMVGKCPEDPLEGDMSSPNSTGTQDHLLGMLDGREDLEREEKPEPESVYETDCRWDGCSQEFDSQEQLVHHINSEHIHGERKEFVCHWGGCSRELRPFKAQYMLVVHMRRHTGEKPHKCTFEGCRKSYSRLENLKTHLRSHTGEKPYMCEQEGCSKAFSNASDRAKHQNRTHSNEKPYVCKLPGCTKRYTDPSSLRKHVKTVHGPDAHVTKRHRGDGPLPRAQPLSTVEPKREREGGSGREESRLTVPEGAMPQQSPGAQSSCSSDHSPAGSAANTDSGVEMAGNAGGSTEDLSSLDEGPCVAATGLSTLRRLENLRLDQLHQLRPIGSRGLKLPSLTHAGAPVSRRLGPPVSLDRRSSSSSSMSSAYTVSRRSSLASPFPPGTPPENGASSLPGLTPAQHYMLRARYASVRGTGTPPTAAHSLDRMGGLPVPPWRSRTEYPGYNPNAGVTRRASDPARAADHPAPARVQRFKSLGCVHTPPSVATGQNFDPHLPTSVYSPQPPSITENVAMDTRGLQEEPEVGTSVMGNGLNPYMDFSSADTLGYGGPEGTAAEPYEARGPGSLPLGPGPPTNYGPGHCAQQVSYPDPTPETWGEFPSHAGVYPGNKAPGAPYSQCPRLEHYGQVQVKPEQGCPVGSDSTGLAPCLNAHPSEGSPGPQPMFSHHPQLPQPQYPQSGPYPQPPHGYLSSEPRPGLNFNPSSSHSTGQLKAQLVCNYVQSQQGLWEGRSRGGLPNQELPYQSPKFLGGSQVSQSPAKTPAVAAAAAAYGSGFAPASANHKSGSYPAPSQCHETFTVGVNRPSHRPAPPRLLPPLSPCYGPLKVGDTNPSCGHPEVGRLGAGPALYPPPEGQVCNPLDSLDLDNTQLDFVAILDETQGLSPPLSHEQGDSSKNTPPPSGPPNMAVGNMSVLLGSLPGETQFLNSSA